A region from the Streptosporangium sp. NBC_01756 genome encodes:
- a CDS encoding LLM class flavin-dependent oxidoreductase — MKFLAITLIVHGPDPITGESKSTNARLREVVENAVLAEELGFDGFGVGERHERPFISSSPPVVLSHIAAKTSTIKLFTAVTTLSLLDPVRAFEDYSTLDHLSDGRLELIIGKGNGAAQAQLFHVTAEDQWDRNRESYELFRRLWREDKVTWSGRFRPSLKEAETWPRPLQQPVRVWHGSATSRESVDLAAQYGDPLFSANVTNPIEPYAELIRYYRERWEFHGHDPADALVGAGSAGYYATRNSQEAIETYRPIFDARLALFKKVGVNPVFHTLEDAIERSSILVGSPQQIIDKVHRYHAEFGHEVMHVHADADGLTDKQHRGALELFQSEIAPVLRKEIPSRPFPQYARQP, encoded by the coding sequence ATGAAATTCCTTGCCATCACCCTGATCGTGCACGGACCGGATCCGATCACCGGTGAGTCGAAGTCCACCAACGCCCGCCTGCGCGAGGTGGTGGAGAACGCCGTCCTCGCCGAGGAGCTCGGGTTCGACGGCTTCGGCGTGGGGGAGCGGCACGAGCGCCCGTTCATCTCCTCCTCCCCGCCGGTGGTGCTGAGCCACATCGCCGCGAAGACGTCGACCATCAAACTGTTCACCGCGGTCACCACGCTGAGCCTGCTCGACCCGGTCCGGGCCTTCGAGGACTACTCCACTCTCGACCACCTCTCCGACGGCCGCCTGGAATTGATCATCGGTAAGGGGAACGGCGCCGCCCAGGCCCAGCTCTTCCACGTGACCGCCGAGGACCAGTGGGACCGCAACCGTGAGAGCTACGAGCTGTTCCGCCGCCTGTGGCGCGAGGACAAGGTGACCTGGTCCGGCAGGTTCCGGCCGTCCCTGAAAGAGGCGGAGACCTGGCCGCGCCCGTTGCAGCAGCCGGTCCGCGTCTGGCACGGCAGCGCCACCAGCAGGGAGTCGGTGGACCTCGCCGCCCAGTACGGTGACCCGCTCTTCTCCGCCAACGTCACCAACCCGATCGAGCCCTACGCCGAGCTGATCCGCTACTACCGGGAACGCTGGGAGTTTCACGGCCACGATCCGGCCGACGCCCTCGTCGGTGCGGGCAGCGCGGGCTACTACGCCACCAGGAACTCCCAGGAGGCGATCGAGACCTATCGGCCGATCTTCGACGCCCGGCTGGCGCTGTTCAAGAAGGTCGGCGTGAACCCGGTCTTCCACACGCTGGAAGACGCCATCGAGCGCAGCTCGATCCTGGTCGGCAGCCCCCAGCAGATCATCGACAAGGTCCACCGCTACCACGCGGAGTTCGGACACGAGGTCATGCACGTCCACGCCGACGCGGACGGCCTGACCGACAAGCAGCACCGGGGCGCACTCGAACTCTTCCAGAGCGAGATCGCGCCCGTGCTGCGCAAGGAGATCCCCAGCAGGCCGTTCCCC
- a CDS encoding NtaA/DmoA family FMN-dependent monooxygenase (This protein belongs to a clade of FMN-dependent monooxygenases, within a broader family of flavin-dependent oxidoreductases, the luciferase-like monooxygenase (LMM) family, some of whose members use coenzyme F420 rather than FMN.), translating to MKQVILAAHFPGVNNQTVWSDPASGSQIDFASFTHLARTAERGRFDFFFLADGQRLREQRGRIHDLDVVGRPDSLTVLSGLAAVTTHLGLAATVNATFNEPYDLARRIATLDHLSGGRAGWNVVTSSDAFTGENFRRGGYLDHSQRYERAEEFVRTTRELWDSWAAEDLVADPVTGTFATREAGAFAHRGTHFDIGGRFTVPRSPQRHPLTIQAGDSDGGREFAAATADAIFSRHGRPAEGQAFYRDIAARVAAHGRAPGSLKILPGATFALGDTDAEAQEHADHIRRQQVSPQTAILLLEQLWNRDLSAYDPEGPLPEIDPDVSEDRSIIKGRAGMYRDRLKTAAEWRALAEQKRLGIRDLIIEVTGRQSFIGSPARVAEEINESVQSDAADGFILVPHLTPTGLDEFVDKVVPLLQERGVFRTEYGTTTLRGHLGLENNG from the coding sequence TTGAAGCAGGTCATTCTCGCCGCCCACTTCCCGGGCGTGAACAACCAGACCGTCTGGAGCGACCCCGCCTCGGGCAGCCAGATCGACTTCGCCTCCTTCACCCACCTCGCCCGTACGGCCGAGCGCGGCAGGTTCGACTTCTTCTTCCTCGCCGACGGCCAGCGGCTGCGCGAGCAGCGCGGCAGGATCCACGACCTCGACGTGGTGGGCCGCCCCGACTCGCTCACCGTGCTGTCCGGCCTGGCCGCGGTCACCACCCACCTGGGACTGGCCGCGACGGTCAACGCCACCTTCAACGAGCCCTACGACCTCGCCCGCAGGATCGCCACCCTCGACCACCTGTCCGGCGGCCGGGCCGGATGGAACGTCGTCACCTCCTCCGACGCGTTCACCGGGGAGAACTTCCGCCGGGGCGGCTACCTGGACCACTCCCAGCGCTACGAGCGCGCCGAGGAGTTCGTGCGGACCACCCGCGAGCTGTGGGACTCCTGGGCCGCCGAGGACCTCGTCGCCGATCCCGTGACCGGCACGTTCGCCACCCGGGAGGCCGGCGCGTTCGCCCACCGGGGCACCCACTTCGACATCGGCGGCCGTTTCACCGTGCCCCGCAGCCCGCAGCGCCACCCGCTGACCATCCAGGCCGGCGACTCCGACGGGGGCCGGGAGTTCGCGGCCGCCACCGCCGACGCCATCTTCTCCCGGCACGGCAGGCCGGCGGAGGGACAGGCCTTCTACCGCGACATCGCCGCCAGGGTCGCCGCGCACGGCAGGGCACCAGGCTCACTGAAGATCCTTCCCGGGGCCACGTTCGCGCTCGGTGACACCGACGCCGAGGCCCAGGAGCACGCCGACCACATCCGCCGCCAGCAGGTCAGCCCGCAGACCGCGATCCTGCTGCTGGAACAGCTCTGGAACCGCGACCTGTCGGCCTACGATCCCGAGGGCCCGCTGCCGGAGATCGATCCGGACGTCTCGGAGGACCGGTCCATCATCAAGGGCCGCGCCGGGATGTACCGGGACCGGCTGAAGACGGCGGCGGAGTGGCGGGCCCTGGCGGAGCAGAAGCGGCTCGGCATCCGTGACCTGATCATCGAGGTCACCGGCAGGCAGTCCTTCATCGGCTCGCCCGCGCGGGTCGCCGAGGAGATCAACGAGTCCGTGCAGTCCGACGCGGCCGACGGTTTCATCCTGGTGCCGCACCTGACGCCCACCGGGCTGGACGAGTTCGTCGACAAGGTCGTCCCACTGCTGCAGGAGCGCGGTGTCTTCCGTACCGAGTACGGAACGACCACGCTCCGCGGCCATCTCGGGCTGGAGAACAACGGATGA